The uncultured Trichococcus sp. DNA segment GTGCTGAATTGGGCCAAAAATGCGATCAATCCCGCAATCGCCAAAGCGACAGTGGCTAAGCGGATGTCATAGTTGCGGATATGCGCAAACTCATGCGCCAACACCCCAGTCAATTCCTCCCGGTTCAATTTCTTCAATAAGCCTGTCGTCACGGCGACGGATGCCTTTTCCGGTGAATTTCCGGCCGCAAATGCGTTCGGGCTTTCATCCTCGATGATGAAGATCCTTGGGAAAGGCAACCGCGTGACGATCGTCATTTCCTCGACGATATTCCAGAGCATCGGGAATTGCGCCTTATCGGTTATTTCCTTGGCGTTGTTCAGGCTCATGACCACTTGGGTGGATTGCGCCACCATGATGGCGACGTAGGCCACTCCGATGATCAAAGCCAACACAAGCCCGGACAAGGCATTATCCCAATTCAGATAGCCGATGGCCGCCCCCAATGCCGCAAACAGGAGAAAGAATAAGAATACAATCAATACGGTGCGCCGTTTATTCTGCTCAATTTGTTGATGGAGCAAAGGTACTCACCAACTTTCCATCTAAATCATATTTACTCAGAACGATACTTTCGGTACATTCTTTTCTTCTTCCGGAGTTGCCAGAACGACTTCCGGACGGAAACCATGGACACTTGCCACAATATTGCTCGGGAATGTGCCCAGTTTGATGTTGTATTGCGTAACGCTGGAATTGTACAGTTGACGCGCATAAGCGATCTTGTTTTCCGTTGCGGACAGTTCTTCCTGCAACGCCAGGAAATTCTGGTTCGCCTTCAGATCCGGATACGCTTCCGCCAAAGCAAAAACGGTTCGCAATTGACTGGACAATTGATTGGACAGCTCCATTTTCTTGGCCGGATCTTCGGTTCCCATATCGGAAATCATATTGCGCAGATTGATGACTTTCGTCAAAGTTTCCTGCTCATGCTTCGCATAGCCTTTGACTGTCTCAACGATGTTCGGGATCAGATCGTTCCTGCGTTTCAATTGGACATCGATCTGGCTCCAAGCCTCCGTTACCCACAATTTATTTTTCACAAGACTGTTATACAACGAGATCCATGCTGCCCCGATGATCGCTGCCACTACAATGATTCCTATTAACCAATCCATTTTGCTCACAGCTCCTTTTCTCTCTTGCCGACTTAACGGCTGACCTAGACAATTTTCCGTCTACACCTTTCATTATATAAGAGTATTTTCGTTTTGTAAAAAAATAGACTAACCATCTCTTCGCCGAAAAGCGCTGGCTTGTGTGATATCATATAGGAAAGAAAATCAGATGAGGTGTCCCTATGTATTTCATCCCGCAACACACTTTTAAAAATCTGCCCATCCTCTTCAAACCCGTTCCGTTATACAAAGATATCACCGCAGCCGATCTACCTCGGGCCTATCTTGACCTGCTGGCGGAACAGAACGGCGGCTATCTGTTGTGCTCCCGCATCCCAACCAAAGAGCCGACTTCGGACGGCATTGATTATGCAGCGGTCCACGAGATTTTGGGACTTCACGACGATCCCCAGAACAGCCTGTACGCCCAGCAAGAAATTGCCCGTTCAGCGGGGCTGCCGGATTATTTCGTGCTTTTCAGCATCAACGGCAGCCAGCTCCTTGCCTTCGACTATTCAAAACTGTCCCCGTCCGGAGAGCCCAGCATCCGGCACATCGATATCGAAACGGACAATTGGCAGATTGTCGCTGCCGATTTCGCTCAATTCTTGCGCCTCTTGGTTCCCGCGCCCCTTGCGGTTCCTGAAGAGATCCGGCTCACGCACACGGAAGGTGCGCACGCCTTTTTGTTGGCCGACGCCGAGGAAATGCCGGAGCTGTTTGTGCACTTCGAGGATGACCCGGACAAACAGTGGTATCTCCAATGGATCGCGCATTTTTCCGACCATCCTGATGCGGCGTGCCGAAGCATCGCCTGTGAAGCGCTGGAAACGCAGATACTCTACTTCCGGAACGAGCTGCCGGATACCGTCCACGCAGTGCTGGAGAACTTTCTTGCCGATCCTGACCCTGCAATCCAGGAATTGGCCGGAACGCTGGAAAAAGAACTGGCGGATGAGTAAATACGCGAGTACGCGCGGACAGTTCGCAGTCATTCCAGCCATCGGAAACATGATTGCAGCAGAATCAGCCTCCAGCTCCGGCGAGACATTCCTCGCCGGAGCTGGAGGCGCGAAAATATCATCACTTCCGATGAAGGATCGCTCGCCGGAGGAGGATCCGCGAAATCGGTCGGAACTCCGGCGAAGCCTCCGTTCACCGGAGGAGACAGGAACCTTATAACTACAGCAAAAAGCAGGGGATTGCCGCAACGCGGCAACCTCCTGCTTTTGCATTATTACCCTTGTTCCTTCAGCCATTGCTGATACAGGTTCTTCGTCTTGTGGCCTCTTCCGAGTATATCCAGCATCTCGGTTTTTCGTTTTTCCTGCGTAGCGGGCTGTTTGGCGCTGTAGATGTAGCGGGCCCAATCCCGCTGATAGCCCGGTGTCAAGTCCGCATACAGTTTGGCGGTGTCCGGTTGTTCTGTTTCCAGGTACTGTTTCACATCCGGGATGAATTTCTCATAGTCGGCCACATTGCCGCTGCTCGCTTTGGTTGGCTTGCCCTTTCCTTTGACATCATTTTTCATCCCGACGAGCGTGAATGTATCATCCAGCTTGACCATCCGCGCAAATTTCAGGGTGCTGTCGCCGACATAGCCGTTGCCGTCGTCCACTCCCAGACTCGGAAAGATCGCGTCGCGGTGCACGGCGGTGTCATAGGTCTTGTTCCCGATTTTCGGGTAGGCGATGTAAAGGTAGCCTTCCGGATTCAGTCGGTCGTGGTTGATCGTATCCCAGACGCGTTCATTCAGTTCCTCCAGCGTGAGGACGTAGGAAAAAATCAGGTCGTATTTTCCGGAATCCAAATCCGTATCATAGGCTTCGAGATCCGCAAAATCGTCAGCCATGGCACGTTCTTTTCCCAGAACGGCACGCTTTTGGAATTTTTCCAATCCCAGCCGCTTTGCGAGGGAATTCGAAGCCGGTAGCGGTTTTTCGGCGGCTACGCTCCCGTAAAGTCGGGTCGCATGGGCGATATCTTCCCGGATCATTTCCTTCAGCACAGCCGTGTCAATATCGGAAAGCTTGTTGACGTACACGCAGCCTTTTCCGGTTTTGTGTTTGCCGAGCTTCGCAAGCAACTCCTCCCGTTTGCCATCCGGCAGCATAAAATAAAACGTCAGCGCGGTCTTGCGCGGCGAAAAAGCAGCCAGCGGGGCATCGCCTTCATGCCCAGTCGCGTAAACGTAATGGTATTTCCCGAAACCGATGATGCTCGGCCCCCACATTTTGGCTTCCTCTCCGGTCACTTCCGCAAACAACGTCAACAGCGCATAAGCGTCCTCTTTCTTTTGCGGTTGCTGGATTTCCTCGATAAACTCTTGCACAGATACTTCCGTGGGCTTGGTCTTAGGTTCGTATGCCATCTTCGCTTCTCCTCTCATCCTTTGTTAAAGCTATCATAACAAACCCGTCGACCACCCGCAAAATCCGAGCCCCGACGACAGCCGGTTCAGCGGAAACATACTGTTTGATCCAATTTTCATCGTTTCTCCGGTGAACGCAGGCTTCGCCGGAGTTCAGCCCACATTTTCAGCCTTCAGCTCCGATGAGGTGGTGCTCATCGGAGCTGGCTCCATCAAATTACCGATTTCCTCCGGGGTGCAGGCCCTCCCCGGAGTTGATGCACCCGCCCAGAAAAAACGATACAAAAAAGAGCCCTCCCAAAAGCGGGAAAGCCCTCCTCAAGAAGATTACTCTTGTTCTTCTTTGTTTTTGAAACCATATTTTTTGTTGAAGCGGTCCACACGGCCATCGGCTTGCGTGAATTTTTGACGTCCAGTATAGAATGGGTGTGAATCTGAAGAAATTTCTACACGGATCATTGGGTAAGTGTTGCCATCTTCCCATTCAACCTTTTCGCTTGAACCTTTTGTTGAACCTGATAAAAATTTGAATCCTGTAGTTGTATCCATGAACACAACTGGTTGGTAATTTGGATGGATTTCTTGTTTCATGTCTCTTTCGCTCCTTTTTGCCCTGGATTATTTACTAAGCCAGAGTTGTCATTTTGTAATAAAAGGCCTACCGCAGGATAATCCTTTTTAACGTTAAAATGATACCACGCAAACAGCTGGATTGCAACGGCAAATTTAAATAATGCATTTTTCTCCTGCAGCCAGTGCCGAGAAAAACGCATCTTTTTATTACTTATCCAGAGCCGCCGTAAGCTGCTCTTCCGAAAAACTGCTGTCGATATTCAGGTTCGTGAATTGCCCCGGGCCATCGATCGTTACCAAAGCAGGCACGGTCCGGACGCCCATTTTGTCGCGGAGACTTTGGATCGCTGGGTCTGTCGGTGTGTTCAGGCTGTCCAGATAGTGGATCGTCAGATTCTTTTCCTTGCGGACATTGTCCAATTTAGGGACAAATTTCCGGCAATACGGGCAAACGGCTTTCCCGAGGTATACGATTGCTTTTTCGCCTGCAGCCAGTTTCCCTTCAAACTCTTCAGCCGTGATCTCTATGAATTCTTGCGTATCTTCTTCGTAGTTCCCTTTATTGAAGAACATTTAAAAACCTCCCGTTTTGCGTTTTGATAGTTCCACTATACCGGCAAGTTCTAAAAAATGCTCATGATTTGCTCACACGCAGTCAGGCATGCTTCTATTTCATCAATGAAATCCGTTTCAGCAAAGCTTCATTGTTTTCGGTCGTGTTCATTTGCTTCAGGAAACTCTCGGTGTATTCCAAAGTATCCCCGCGCATGCCACGGCGGACTTTGTAGAGGTTCTCGAGCGTTTTCGCATCCTGCAACAGGTCTTCTCTGCGGGTTCCCGATTTTTTGATGTCGATGGCAGGGAAGATGCGGCGTTCAGCCAACTCACGGGAAAGCACAAGTTCCATGTTCCCGGTTCCCTTGAATTCTTCATAGATGACTTCATCCATCCGGCTGCCGGTATCGACAAGCGCGGTTGCGATGATCGTCAGACTGCCGCCATCCTCAATATTCCGGGCTGCACCGAAAAAACGTTTCGGTCGATAAAAGGCTGCCGGATCGATCCCTCCGCTTAATGTCCGGCCGCTTGGCGGTATGACCAAGTTGTAGGCACGGGCCAAACGCGTCAGGCTGTCCATCAGAATGACCACGTCACGTTTGTCTTCGACAAGGCGCATGGCTCTTTCCAGGACAAGTTCCGTCACCCGGACATGGTTTGCCGGTTGCTGATCAAAAGTCGAGGAGACGACATCTCCCTTGACACTGCGCTCGATATCCGTCACTTCTTCGGGACGCTCATCAATGAGCAGCATGATCAGTTCGACATCGGGATGATTGGTGGTGATTCCGTTCGCGATCTCTTTCAGCAGGGTCGTTTTCCCTGCTTTAGGAGGCGCAACGATCATCCCACGTTGACCGAAGCCGATGGGCGAGAACAAATCGATCATGCGCGCGGTTACGTTTGTACGCGTGGTTTCCAACTTCATCTGATGGTTCGGGTAAATCGGCGTCAAACCAGGGAAGTGCGAGCGCTCTTTGGCTTGATCCGGCCGTTTTCCGTTCACCGTGCTGACTTGCATCAGGCCGTAATAACGTTCGGATGCTTTCGGAGGTCTGGCTTTCCCGGCCACTTTGTCCCCATTGCGCAGATCGAAACGTCTGATTTGGGATGTCGAAATGTAAATGTCTTCTTGGCTCGGCGAGTAGTTGATTGGCCTTAAAAAACCGAATCCCTCTTGGGAAACGATATCCAAAATGCCTTCGGTCATGAAGAATCCCTGTTTCTCCTCTTGGGCACGGATGACCGCCAAGGACAACTCTTTTTTATTCATTTGGCTGTAGTAGGGGATTTTCAGTTCTCTGGCATAGGTGTATATTTCTTTCAGCGTCTTACTTTCCAACTCATGCAAGGTAAGCATATCTTCCAAATAACTTCACCTTCCTCTCTTATTCATTTCTTGATGCTTTTTTTGACAAATGCATCATATAAGATATTCAAAGCACCTCCAAAGTCGTTTGCTGCTTTGAAGGTGCTCCTTATTATTGTGTTGCGCGAAGAGGTTTATTCTTCGTCTTCGATCATCTTGATGTCCGCTCCTAAAGCCGTCAGTTTTTCAACGATATGGTCATACCCGCGCAGGATATTTTCGATGCCGGAAATCGTAGTTGTACCTTCTGCCATCAATCCGGCGATGACCAAACACGCTCCCGCCCGCAAATCGCTGGCTGTGACTTCTGCACCGGTCAATTTATTGGGCCCTTGCATAAAGATCATATCACTTTCCACCTTGGCCTTCGCACCCATCCTGCGGAGTTCCGGGATATGGTTGACGCGTTTCGGATAGATCGTATCGATGATGGTGCCATCACCGCTTGCTTTCAACAAGAGTGGTGTCAGCGGTTGCTGCAGATCCGTTGCAAAGCCGGGATAAGGCAATGTCTTGATATGGACCATCTTCAGGTTATCGGATTTTTTGACCAGAATGCTGTCCTCACCGATTTCCATCTCTACGCCCATTTCTTCCATTTTTGCGATCAAGCTTTCGATATGCTCGACGATCACATTTTTCACCAACACACGCTCTCCCATTGCAGCGGCAGCAGCCAGATAGGTCCCTGCTTCGATGCGATCAGGTATCACGGTGTGTCTGCAGCCATGTAAGCTTTCCACACCTTCGATCCGGATGATGTCTGTACCGGCTCCGCGTATTTTCGCTCCCATGTTGTTCAACAAGATGCAGACGTCAATGATTTCCGGCTCTTTGGCCACATTTTCAATGATTGTTTTGCCTTTAGCTTTGACCGCTGCCAAGATGATGTTGATCGTCGCTCCGATCGAAACCACGTCAAGATAGATGCGATCGCCTTTCAGACCCTCTTCCGGTGTAGTCAGATAGATGGCACCCATCTCATTGCGCACTGTCGCACCCAATGCTTCGAAACCTTTGATGTGCTGATCGATCGGCCTCGGACCCAAAAAACAGCCTCCGGGCATACCGATGACACCCTCACCGAATTTCGAAAGGATAGCTCCCATGAAATAGTACGAAGCACGCAAGCTTTTGATTTTCCCGGTAGGCATCGGAATGGAAATCATGTTGGTCGGATCGATCGTGATGATGCCCTCATCCTCTTCGAATGACACTTCGACGTTGAAGTCCTCAAGGATATCAATGAGGGAGTGCACATCCTGAATGTTGGGGATGCCTTCCAAGATGACTGGGGAATCCGCCAAAATGGCAGCCGGAATCAGCGCAACCGTACTGTTTTTCGCTCCGCTGATCGTGATTTCACCGTTCAACGGTTTATTCCCCTCTATAACTAATTTTTTCATAAAAAAGCCTCACTTCATGTGTAGTTGCCGAACGACAAATCGCCCGGAAATAAATGGAATCGTTCACACGGATTGCCTGTCACAGCAAAAACGGTGCAACGATACCGAAATATCATTATTTTTAGTTTCATCCGATTGTTGGTTGATCATCTACAATTCTAACAAAAATACAGGGTCCATTACTAGTTTTTTTGTGCACACGTCTGCTTTCCGCTATATTTCTCAATTTGATACGGCTGAACAGCGTGCAAAAAGCGGTACAAGCCCACTCTGCATGGAAGAAAACTGTCCTTACCCTATGGTCTTATGTTAACACAAACTCAGAAATATACCGAAAATGAGGCGCCGATGCACGTGCGAAAGAATCATTTGTCTCGTTCAGATAAAACAAGAGCGTTGAGAGGAAAATTAAGAATAAAAAGAGGAGATCCGGAACCTAGGTCCCAGACCTCCTCGAAGATCGTTTGATTAAATTAAGCTTTGTTGCTTGAACCGAAAACTTGCATTCTTTCTTTAACGACTGCAACGATTGCTTCTTTACCAGGTCCGATAACTTTACGTGGATCGTAAACGTTAGCGTCTGTAGCTAATTTTTCTCTTACAGCAGCTGTAAAGACTTGTTGGCATTCAGTGTTCACGTTGATTTTTGAATGTCCGAACTCGATAGCTTTTTTGATTTGGTGTTCTGGAATTCCTGAACCACCGTGCAATACTAATGGTTTGTGAGTCAATTCAGAAATTTCTTTCATTTCGTCGAAACCAAGTACAGGTTCGCCAGAGTAAGGTCCGTGTACAGAACCTAAAGCAGCAGCCAATGCATCGATAGCTGTTTCAGTAGTCAAACGTAGGCATTCAGCTGGATCAGCGTATTGGATTCCGCCAGTGATTCCGTCTTCAGTACCGCCGACAGTTCCGATTTCAGCTTCTACAGAAGCGCCTTTAGAATGTGCGTACTCAACTACTAATTTAGTTTGTGCAATGTTTTCATCGATAGGGTAATGTGATTTGTCGATCATTACAGATGAGTAACCAGCATCGATAGCGGATTTGCAGCTTTCAAAGCTTGTACCGTGGTCAAGATGCAATGCTACAGGAACAGTGATGTCCATAGTTTCTAATAAAGCATTAGTCATAGCTGCAACAACTAAGTGTCCGCCCATGTATTTTGCTGCGCCTTCAGAAACACCCAAAATAACTGGAGATTTTTCTTCTTGTGCAGCTTGCAATACAGCTTGTGTCCACTCAAGGTTGTTGATGTTGAATTGTCCTACGGCATACTTTCCTTCTAACGCTTTGTTTAACATATCTGTCATACTTACTAAACGACTCATTCTTGTTGCCTCCTTGGAATCCATTGGTCTCTTTTGTTTGCAGAAAATTCACATCTTGGAATGTGAA contains these protein-coding regions:
- a CDS encoding type B 50S ribosomal protein L31, giving the protein MKQEIHPNYQPVVFMDTTTGFKFLSGSTKGSSEKVEWEDGNTYPMIRVEISSDSHPFYTGRQKFTQADGRVDRFNKKYGFKNKEEQE
- the htpX gene encoding zinc metalloprotease HtpX, encoding MLHQQIEQNKRRTVLIVFLFFLLFAALGAAIGYLNWDNALSGLVLALIIGVAYVAIMVAQSTQVVMSLNNAKEITDKAQFPMLWNIVEEMTIVTRLPFPRIFIIEDESPNAFAAGNSPEKASVAVTTGLLKKLNREELTGVLAHEFAHIRNYDIRLATVALAIAGLIAFLAQFSTRMMFWGGGGRRRKSNNSGGAGIILLILSLLILVLSPFVATIIRLALSRNREYLADASAVEFTRNPEGLKSALIKIATSEPMEAANTASASLYIVNPFKRMKNGEAESDGLFSTHPSTANRIKRLEAM
- a CDS encoding DUF1801 domain-containing protein; this encodes MAYEPKTKPTEVSVQEFIEEIQQPQKKEDAYALLTLFAEVTGEEAKMWGPSIIGFGKYHYVYATGHEGDAPLAAFSPRKTALTFYFMLPDGKREELLAKLGKHKTGKGCVYVNKLSDIDTAVLKEMIREDIAHATRLYGSVAAEKPLPASNSLAKRLGLEKFQKRAVLGKERAMADDFADLEAYDTDLDSGKYDLIFSYVLTLEELNERVWDTINHDRLNPEGYLYIAYPKIGNKTYDTAVHRDAIFPSLGVDDGNGYVGDSTLKFARMVKLDDTFTLVGMKNDVKGKGKPTKASSGNVADYEKFIPDVKQYLETEQPDTAKLYADLTPGYQRDWARYIYSAKQPATQEKRKTEMLDILGRGHKTKNLYQQWLKEQG
- a CDS encoding SMI1/KNR4 family protein, whose translation is MYFIPQHTFKNLPILFKPVPLYKDITAADLPRAYLDLLAEQNGGYLLCSRIPTKEPTSDGIDYAAVHEILGLHDDPQNSLYAQQEIARSAGLPDYFVLFSINGSQLLAFDYSKLSPSGEPSIRHIDIETDNWQIVAADFAQFLRLLVPAPLAVPEEIRLTHTEGAHAFLLADAEEMPELFVHFEDDPDKQWYLQWIAHFSDHPDAACRSIACEALETQILYFRNELPDTVHAVLENFLADPDPAIQELAGTLEKELADE
- the traF gene encoding conjugal transfer protein TraF, giving the protein MFFNKGNYEEDTQEFIEITAEEFEGKLAAGEKAIVYLGKAVCPYCRKFVPKLDNVRKEKNLTIHYLDSLNTPTDPAIQSLRDKMGVRTVPALVTIDGPGQFTNLNIDSSFSEEQLTAALDK
- a CDS encoding LemA family protein; the encoded protein is MDWLIGIIVVAAIIGAAWISLYNSLVKNKLWVTEAWSQIDVQLKRRNDLIPNIVETVKGYAKHEQETLTKVINLRNMISDMGTEDPAKKMELSNQLSSQLRTVFALAEAYPDLKANQNFLALQEELSATENKIAYARQLYNSSVTQYNIKLGTFPSNIVASVHGFRPEVVLATPEEEKNVPKVSF
- the rho gene encoding transcription termination factor Rho; this translates as MEDMLTLHELESKTLKEIYTYARELKIPYYSQMNKKELSLAVIRAQEEKQGFFMTEGILDIVSQEGFGFLRPINYSPSQEDIYISTSQIRRFDLRNGDKVAGKARPPKASERYYGLMQVSTVNGKRPDQAKERSHFPGLTPIYPNHQMKLETTRTNVTARMIDLFSPIGFGQRGMIVAPPKAGKTTLLKEIANGITTNHPDVELIMLLIDERPEEVTDIERSVKGDVVSSTFDQQPANHVRVTELVLERAMRLVEDKRDVVILMDSLTRLARAYNLVIPPSGRTLSGGIDPAAFYRPKRFFGAARNIEDGGSLTIIATALVDTGSRMDEVIYEEFKGTGNMELVLSRELAERRIFPAIDIKKSGTRREDLLQDAKTLENLYKVRRGMRGDTLEYTESFLKQMNTTENNEALLKRISLMK
- a CDS encoding UDP-N-acetylglucosamine 1-carboxyvinyltransferase, encoding MKKLVIEGNKPLNGEITISGAKNSTVALIPAAILADSPVILEGIPNIQDVHSLIDILEDFNVEVSFEEDEGIITIDPTNMISIPMPTGKIKSLRASYYFMGAILSKFGEGVIGMPGGCFLGPRPIDQHIKGFEALGATVRNEMGAIYLTTPEEGLKGDRIYLDVVSIGATINIILAAVKAKGKTIIENVAKEPEIIDVCILLNNMGAKIRGAGTDIIRIEGVESLHGCRHTVIPDRIEAGTYLAAAAAMGERVLVKNVIVEHIESLIAKMEEMGVEMEIGEDSILVKKSDNLKMVHIKTLPYPGFATDLQQPLTPLLLKASGDGTIIDTIYPKRVNHIPELRRMGAKAKVESDMIFMQGPNKLTGAEVTASDLRAGACLVIAGLMAEGTTTISGIENILRGYDHIVEKLTALGADIKMIEDEE
- the fba gene encoding class II fructose-1,6-bisphosphate aldolase, with the translated sequence MSRLVSMTDMLNKALEGKYAVGQFNINNLEWTQAVLQAAQEEKSPVILGVSEGAAKYMGGHLVVAAMTNALLETMDITVPVALHLDHGTSFESCKSAIDAGYSSVMIDKSHYPIDENIAQTKLVVEYAHSKGASVEAEIGTVGGTEDGITGGIQYADPAECLRLTTETAIDALAAALGSVHGPYSGEPVLGFDEMKEISELTHKPLVLHGGSGIPEHQIKKAIEFGHSKINVNTECQQVFTAAVREKLATDANVYDPRKVIGPGKEAIVAVVKERMQVFGSSNKA